The following are encoded together in the Labrus mixtus chromosome 2, fLabMix1.1, whole genome shotgun sequence genome:
- the mettl14 gene encoding N6-adenosine-methyltransferase non-catalytic subunit, whose translation MNSRLQEIRERQKLRRQLLAQQLGAESADSIGAVLNSKDELKEIEETRETCRASLDSLVAPSKRKAQTEGEEPEEDVEEQKDVVEVQQPDESNPYEEVYKDSSTFLKGTQSLNPHNDYCQHFVDTGHRPQNFIRDVGLADRFEEYPKLRELIRLKDELISTTNTPPMYLQADPEHFDLQDLQCKFDVILLEPPLEEYYRESGISHTERFWNWDDIMKLEIEEISALRSFVFLWCGSGEGLDLGRMCLRKWGFRRCEDICWIKTNKNNPGKTKALDPKAVFQRTKEHCLMGIKGTVRRSTDGDFIHANVDIDLIITEEPEMGNVEKPVEIFHIIEHFCLGRRRLHLFGRDSTIRPGWLTVGPTLTNSNFNPETYASHFGLPSSHLSGCTEEIERLRPKSPPNKLKSDRGGGAPRGGRGGPNAGRGGDRGRERNRPNFRGDRGGFRGRGGPHRGFPPR comes from the exons ATGAACAGTCGACTGCAAGAGATCCGCGAACGACAAAAACTGAGGCGGCAGCTTTTAGCTCAACAG TTGGGAGCTGAAAGTGCAGACAGTATCGGAGCTGTACTGAACAGTAAAGATGAACTGAAGGAGATagaggagacaagagaaacATGCAG ggcTTCACTTGATAGTCTAGTAGCACCTTCCAAAAGGAAGGCACAGACGGAAGGAGAGGAACCTGAGGAAGATGTGGAAGAACAAAAG GATGTGGTGGAGGTGCAGCAGCCAGATGAAAGCAACCCATATGAGGAAGTGTACAAGGACTCCAGTACTTTCCTTAAG GGTACCCAGAGTTTGAACCCTCACAATGACTACTGTCAGCACTTTGTTGACACAGGGCACAGGCCTCAAAACTTCATTAGAGATGTTG GCTTGGCTGACAGATTTGAAGAATACCCCAAACTGCGAGAGCTAATCAGACTGAAGGATGAACTCATCTCCACCACAAACACCCCTCCCAT gTACCTCCAGGCTGACCCAGAGCACTTTGATCTGCAGGACTTACAGTGCAAGTTTGATGTCATTCTGCTCGAGCCTCCTTTAGAGGAATACTACAGAGAATCAGGCATCAGCCACACTGAACGTTTTTGGAACTGGGATGAC ATTATGAAACTGGAAATTGAGGAGATATCAGCTCTACGATCCTTCGTCTTCCTTTGGTGTGGCTCTGGGGAAGGCTTGGACTTGGGTAGAATG TGTTTGAGGAAGTGGGGCTTTAGGCGTTGTGAGGATATCTGTTGGATAAAGACTAACAAGAACAACCCAGGCAAGACCAAGGCCCTGGACCCAAAAGCAGTATTCCAGAGGACCAAG GAACACTGCCTCATGGGAATCAAAGGAACGGTGCGCAGGAGTACTGATGGTGACTTTATCCATGCCAACGTGGACATTGACTTGATCATTACAGAGGAGCCAGAGATGGGTAATGTGGAGAAGCCTGTGGAGATCTTCCACATCATCGAACACTTCTGTTTGGGCCGCAGAAGGTTGCACCTGTTTGGACGGGACTCAACTATAAGACCAG GCTGGCTGACAGTGGGTCCGACGTTGACGAACAGTAACTTTAACCCAGAAACATACGCCTCACACTTCGGCTTGCCCAGCTCCCACCTCTCTGGCTGCACCGAGGAAATAGAGAGATTGCGGCCTAAATCTCCCCCCAATAAGCTTAAGTCAGATCGTGGTGGTGGAGCACCAAGAGGCGGACGTGGTGGGCCGAATGCAGGAAGAGGCGGAGACAGGGGCCGGGAAAGAAATCGGCCAAACTTCCGTGGTGACAGGGGAGGGTTCAGGGGCAGGGGAGGGCCTCACAGGGGTTTCCCTCCTCGCTAG